In the genome of Chiroxiphia lanceolata isolate bChiLan1 chromosome 20, bChiLan1.pri, whole genome shotgun sequence, the window tggcacagctcatcACACCTCCCCTTCAGGGTCTTGTTCTCCCGTGCCAGCCTatggggaggggatggagtcAGGGGGTGCTGCATTTTGGGGGCAAGGGGTGAGAAGGGGCTCAGGACCCCAGGGCTCAAACCCACTCGTCCATCTTCTCTTGCTGCTTCTTGTTATCCTGCTGCAGTGCATCCCGCTCCTGTTCCACACTGGCATGATTTGTCATTGCAGAGCTCAGGTCTGCAAGGGACAGAGCAGTCAGTGCAGAAGGACAGGGGCAGTTGGGAGGGGGTAGCTACAAACCCCCATGTCACCCACCCCTACCTGTTGTAAGGTGTGAGTTGGCCACCgtcagctgctccagctgagccTCCGCGTTCTGCAGGGCCATCGAGGTCTCCTGCAGTTGGTGGGACACCTGTGGGGGCACAGTGCTTGTTTTAGGCTGCTCTTCCCCATGGGGTGCCCCAAATCACCCTGTACCTCGGACATCACTCAGCACCAGGCACCTCCCTACCTCCTCCTTGGCTTGAAGAGCTTCGTCTGCTTGCTGCCTCTTGGCATCCCGCTCCTCCAGGCAGCTCCGCAGCTTGCTGGGCACACGCTCCAGCACGGCCTTGCACCGGGACATCAGGGCCCTCACCTGCTCCCGCTGGGAAGGGAGACAGCACCGGGCAGCTCAGCATGGCACTGCCatggcactggtggcactgccctgctgtgtGACCAGGGACAGGTCTGCAGTCAGGCTGCTCATGGCACAGAGCACTGTCAGGGCAGCaaggggctgagcccccccggGACACCCCTCACCTCCACATTCAtggctttcctttccttctgcagatTTTCAAAGGTGACATCTCTGATTTTCCGGAAAGCCTGAGCCTCAGCAGACAGGGATTTCTGTGGGGTAGGAGAGATGAGTCAGCGGTGCCATGGTGGAGAAGCAACATTTAATGGCCACGTGAGGAGGCAAGTGACAGCCCTGAGGCCAAATTTGCAGTagcttcccagcagcagcaccaggaaacCTCCGGTGCACCCAAGCCCATCCAAGCCCATCGCAGAGCACCATCCAGGCTCAGGACATGGGGATGCCCTTCCAGCCCCCGATCACCCAGgtggggggcagctgggggtACCACCCCACTCAGTACCTGCAGGTCGATGGCCTCTGCCAGCAGGGTGCACAGCTCTCTCTGGGAGGCCAAGCTCTGGTCACGGGCACTGATCTGGGCGCTGGCGTGGGTGCGGAAGGCCTCCAGGAAGCGACAGCCCTGCAAAGGAGAGGATGCTGCCCCAGGCATGCTGCTGCATGAGGGGCAACTCCCGGGAGCCATCTCTGCATGCTGTGCAAGCCTAGGATTCCTGCTCCCAGCGAGACACAGACCGCACCAAAAACCCATCCAGAGAGCTCCATCTCCCCACACGGCCACAGCACCCTTGGCCTTCCATAATGGGTTTTTCCCTTGGGATGCCAGGAGACCCTCACCCCCCAGAGAGGGGCAGAGACACAGGATGCCTTAGCAAAGGCACAAACACAGGAGAGACTGCTCCCAACACTCCCCCTTTACCTCCTCCTTAGCTCGTAGGGCTTCGTCTGCTCGCTGCCTCATGGCATCCCGCTCCTCCAGGCAGCTCTTCAGCTTGCTGGGCACTCTTTCCAGCACCGCCTTGCACCGGGACACCAGGGCCCTCACCTGCTCCTGCTACAGGAGGAGACAGCACTGTGAGACACTGGGGACAGCTGCCGTGGGTGCTGGCAGCACCATCATCTCCCAAACCCAGGGGAAAGGGGAACCAGACTGAAGTGTCAGGGCTCACCTCCTGTGTGAGGGCTCCCTTCTCATCCTGCAGTCTCTGAAAGGCGGCATCCACGAGGCCCCGGAACAGGAGGCACTGGCTCCTCCAGGCGGTCTAGGGAAGGGACAAGGACACTGGAGTTCCAGCAGCACTCCTGTAGCTGGCACAGACAGTGCCAGGCACATACgtgtgccctgcccagctgagaCCCAGCACACTCATTGCATGCAGCCAGTGAGACACACCACGTTCTTGgcagccagctccagctcctgctgcagatcctgctctgctccccgcTGCCGCTGCAGGGCCGCTGTTTTCTTCCACTGCTCGAGGTAGAGGTGGTGGTAAATCTCCTCCTCCTAAGGGcatccagcagagcagagagggctTAGCACCAGCCCCACTCCACCCTGGGTCCAGCAAGAGCTGGTCGGCCATGACATCTTCCATCCTCCCTCTGCATGTGCCAGGGATGTTTCCCCCCACAAGGGTTCAAATCCAGCAAACTCAGCGGGTTGATCTGGGCGTGATAATGCAGCAACCAGGCATgtgatgctgtgctgcagcagccctgctttACTTCCACTCCACTGGGCTGAAGCCCAGCCGGGGTCACCGTCTCGCCAGCGGCACATGGGCACTGTCACGGCACCGAGGCTGCAGGGAACAGGGTGGCATCACCTCAGAGAGGACTCTTACCCCTTCAGGGCGGGTGATGTCTGTCTGTGTGATCACGTCCCTCTGCTCAGCCGGCCCCACACCAGGCAGCAGCCGCTGGCTCCCCTGCAAGCCACGCAGCTGGAGTGCCAGGGCTTCGATGATGATGAGGGTGCTCTCCAGCCgcccttccagctctgcccgTGGCAGGGTCTTCAGCTCCTCCCggggacagctggggacagAGAGAGGGCTTAGGGCAGAGACAGCCCACAGGTGccacagccccagccagggGGGTATGTCCTCATACTTACCGCCAGAGCAAGGAGTCTGTTTCAGTAGCACTGTCCTTGGCACAGAGCAGGCCTCCCCCAGATCTGTTTATGCTCCTTTCCCACAGGTCCTGGATGGTCATGAAGGTGCTGGCAACCCCGCTGGCCACAGGGGTCGTGCTGGTGCCAGTCACCACGCTGGCCACAGGGGTCGTGCTGGTGCCAGTCACCACGCTGGCCACAGGGGTCGTGCTGGTGCCAGTCACCACGCTGGCCACAGGGGTCGTGCTGGTGCCAGCATCCACGTTAGCCACTGGGGTCATGCTGGTGCCAGCATCCACGCTAGCCACTGGAGTCTTGCTGGTGCCAGTGACCATGGTGGACACAGGAGTGACACTGCAATTGGCATCTTGCTGTGGCATGTGGAGGAGCAGGTTGTGCTGCAGGGATTCCATCAGGGATGGGACATTGAGGGTCTTCTCCAGCCACTCCAGTGGTAACATCCAGGACACAGCACCCGGGGCTGACTCAGGAGAGGTGACAGGGGCAATGGCTGCCTCTGACCCAGCAGGCTCCAACACACTTGTCCCAGTGGAAGCAAGTCCAggtgggctctgctctggaggggcaggggcaggggacTCGGCTCCCTCAGGGGTGCCTTGGCAAGGCAGAGGACCAGTACTCCTATCTCCAGCTGGGGACTCAGAGgccacagggctgcaggaaaAGTCTGGGTGTGCCACTTGCCACCCatggaaagaaatattctgtGGGGTGGAGCTGGTGCCAGGAGGCCCTGGGGTGCAGGGTCCTATGATGGAGCTGCACAGGGGGGCTTTCATGGCACTGCTAGGGGACTTAggggtgctgggcacagggatggagtTGCACAGGGGAGCTGGCACAGTGTTTCCAGGGGACTCCAgggtgctgggcacagggatggagtTGCACAGGGGAGCTGGCACAGTGTTTCCAGGGGACTCCAgggtgctgggcacagggatggagtTGCACAGGGGAGCTGGCACAGTGTTTCCAGGGGACTCCAGGGTGCTGGGTACAGGGATGGAGTTGCATGGGGGAGCTGACACAGTGTTTCCAGAGGGCTCCAGGGTGCTGGGGTCTGGGATGGAGCTGCACATGGAGGCTGGCACAGTGATGCTGGAGGGCTCCGTGTTGCTGAGCCTCTGGACCAGGCTGCACAGAGGTGCTGGCACAGTGTTGTCGGGGTGCTTTGGGATGCTGACCTTTGGAATAGGACTGCCAGGGGCTtctgggctggtgctgctggtgggctCCAAGGCACCAGGCATaagggtgggattgctgggggCCTCAGAGGCACCAGGCTTAAGGGTGGGAGTCCTGGGGAGCTCCGAGGTGTGGGGGCCCAGGGTAGAAGTCCTGGAGGGCTCCAAAGTGGTGCTGTTCTGGGGCCCTGGGGTGCAAGGCATTgaggtggtgctgctgggggggagtAGGGTAGCACTTCGCAGGGGTCCAGGGGTGCAAGGCACCTTGGTgactctgctgcaggagccccaggCACGGGACACTGGGGTGGCACAGTCATGGTCCTACAGGACATTTGGGGGGAAGGGGATGTCAGGGCAGCTGTTCCCCCCTGCACCCAGCAGCCGTTTCCCCAGcctccccatttccccccaccccactgcccTGTAAGGGTAGAAGACCCTTCTGAAAGATTTTATGAGACTAGAGTTTTTCACTTAAGAAACCTTTCCTGCCTATAAGAGGGATCTTTCCCCACAGGCAGTTTTaatgttttctcctcctccattCCAGAGAAAAGGTCCCTAGTATGAGAAAAGATAAGTTCTACAGACATGTCGAAGGCCCCCACAGAGcggggggcaggcagggatgatAAAAGCCCTAAGAAGAACAGGGGGGAGTGCCTTTTCCCAGGGCCCGGTGTTTGAAACGCCGATAAGGTTAATGTTCTTTTAAGTCTAGCGTTCTCGACTTCGGCAATAATTTTTCCTAcaatccttccactgcctggcATTTCGAGGGTACCTGCGCGTTATCTCACTTCACACTCCCGCCCAGTGCCCCCGTACCCCCTATGCCCCGCAGCGTCCCCAGTTCCAGTGCACCCCAGCAGCCCTCCCCGTTACCCGTTCGTTACCCGCCGCACACCGACCTTGAGCCGCAGCCGGTGGAACAGCGGGGTCAGCCCGGTCCGGTCGGCGCTCGgttgcagctgcagctcctgcagcgcGATGCGCGGGGGCCGCTTCTGCGCCTGGGCGGACACCGGGGGTCACCGGCAGCAGCACGGGCAGTGCCGCCgcctacacacacacacatacatactCACACATACACGCACACACAGATACCGGGAGCGCTCCGGGCCGCCCTGAAACCGCCACCGCCCCCTCGCCCCTCCCCGCCCCACCGGATCATCCAAACCGCCCGCCAGCCCCGGCCCGCACTCACGGCGGGAGTCTTGGCGGCCTGCATGGCCCGGGAACGGTGCCGGCCCTGCTCACGCTCTCGGCCTCGCCCTCACTCTCGCTCTCGGGCCCGTTCTCGGTGTCGGTGTGTGCCGTGCCCCGCCCGGGTGGTCTCGCGTGCCGGTTCTCggcccagccccgccgcccgcgcGCCGCCGGTTTGAAAACCAGACGTGCCTCTGATTGACTGCGCCGCGCGCGCGTCACCGCGAGGGCGGGGCCTGCGCGGAGGCCGCGCCCACTCCCGGGAAGCCCCGCCCACACCGCCCTGCACGGCTCCGGGCGCGGACAGACGGACAGACGGACGGGGGCACGGACCCAACTCCTTCCCGACCCTGGGGCTCCCCCAGCGCCCGCCCCTGGAGAACCAGCTTTAcacgcccccccccccagatctGCCCCAACCCCGACCCGAGGGATCGGGGCTCCAGTCCCGCGACCCGCCGCGGTGGTCGCGCTTTCCCCCCGGACGTCCCGCAGGAGTCAGGGCAGCACCTTCAGCAGTACCCGCGGCTCTCGGGTTTATTGCTCCCGCGGGGAGAGGTACAGAGTTGAGGTACCCGGGGGTGAGGTTGGGGGTACCCGGGTAGCCCGTGGGGGACCCGGCCCAGCAGGGTCCGACCCGCTGCCGGGGTGGGGGGATGTCCCTGAGCGATGCCGAGGGTCCCAGCCATGGTGGCTCAGCCAGGCCAGGGCCGGTCCGGGGGGGCGGCGAGGTCGTAGTCAAAGTCGGCGAAGGTGGCGGGGTCGGGCGGGGACTGCTCGCGGGGTTGCGGGgccactgccaccaccaccgGGTCCTTCTGCAGCAGGTCAGCGTCGAAGGCCACTCCACGGAAGAACGGGTGGCCCTGGAAGTGGTGGAGGTAGCGCAGGCGGTACAGGGGGTTGTGGCACAGCAACTGGGGAACAGAGGGAGGACAGTGAGTGGTGGGGATCCCAGCATCCAGAGGGAGCCTCAAAATCAAGGCAGGAAGGTTACCTCGGCAAGCAGTCGGGCCAGCTCAGGGCTGAACGCAGGTGGGCTCTCATAGCTGCTCTGTTTGACACGTTCCAGCATGGCCACATGGTCCCCCGCCGGCGCCACAGGGAACTGGGGGGGGGCATGGAATGAATTCTGGCTctccctggggtgtccctgaTTCCCCCACCACGCTGTGGTCCTTACCTCGCCGCTGGCCAGGGCGAAGAGCAGGACTCCCAGGGACCACCAGTCGGCCGCATGGCTGTAGGGCCCCCCGCTCAGCACCTCCGGGGCTATGGGGATGAGTGGGTAAGCACCTGGAGGGGCCATGCCCCCCACCGTagcccccctctgcccccttACCCATGTACTGCAGGGTGCCACAGATTGTGTGGGCTCGCTCGCCCCACTGCAGGTACCGGGAGAGGCCAAAGTCTGTGAGCTTGAGGTgccctgcaggggcaggagaagTTGTCCCCATGGAGAGGGTGTCGCCCTGGATAGGATGTCCCCAAGGCGGTGCCACCAATCTCTTACCTCTCTCATCCAGGAGGATGTTCTCCATCTGAAATGAGAGAGGCACTGAGGTGGCTTCTCCATACCAGGGGTTCAGaaacccccccaccccctcctccagccccccagcactgctgccacccACCTTCACATCTCTGTGCATGATGCCCAGGTCGTGGAGGTACACTGGGGAGAAGACAGAGCCATCAGTGCCACATGACCCCTCCCAGCACGGTGCCCACTGCCACCCCCAGTGcacccagcaggcagctgcccaCACTGGGGGATGGCTGACCCTACCTGCGGGTCCCCGTTGGTGGGGACAGTGGTGACTGCCCCTGGCATGGCAGGTCActcacccagcaccagcaccagtTCGGCGGCGAACAGGCGGACGGTGGCCTCGGCGAAGCAGCCGGCGGCGCGCCAGAGCGCGTGCAGGTCCCCAGTGCTGCAGTAGGTGCACACTGTCGGGACAGGGGACGTGCCTTACCGACGGGCTGTACCATGGGGCCAGGCAGGCATGAGGGACACCACGGAGGCATGGGCACAGGACTCCACAGGGGTAACTGTGGCCATGCACCCAGGTGACACGGGCACCATGGTCGTGCACCAAGGTGATGGAAGCGCTGGGGTTATGAGGGCAGTGAGGTGGCACAAGCACCAGGGCAATATGGACACTAAGGTGACAAAGGCATGACTAAGGTAACATGGGAGCATGTGAGTACTGGGGCCGTGTCCCATGGTGACATGGGCTCCAGAGCCAGGTGGGCAGCACTGTGGCCACACAGGTACCAAAGTGACATGTTCCTTGGGGTCACACAGGCACTGGCAACATGCAAACTGCAGGGACTGAGGTGGCACAGCCACCAGGGCCGCCGGGGCCATGGAGGCACTAGGGCTGGGGTACTTTGTTCATGCCCACACCGGTCCCTGCGCTGCTGTGGCTTGTTTCCATCCCTATCCCCCCATCCCTATGCGTGTGGTGGGTGCGGGGTGGGAGATGGGAGCCGGCAGCCAAGCGCCTGGATCCCCACGGGGCAGCGGCTGCGCGGGGGGAGCGCGCGCGTGTGCGGGGACACGTGTGCGGGCGGCAGGGACACGTGCACGGGCAGGGGGGGCCGGGGCGAGCCCGCAGGCAGATGGTCACTCACTGATGAAGAGGTGGCGCTGGCCCTGCCAGCTGTCCCCCAGCCCGTGGACAAACGGGTGCCTGACCTGTCTCTGGGGATACAAAGCAGAGAGGGTGAGCGGCCCCCGGGGTGGGGGGCCAAGGGGGGACCGGGGACCCCGCTTCTGCCACCTTCCATCCGCAGCCCCCACAGCCTCCTCATGTCCCCATGGCCACCCTGAACCCCTCTACGGACTGAGGTCCCTCCTGGCTCCCCCCTTAACCTGTATGCTGACTTCTTCCTTGCACTGCTTGAGGGTGTCGCGGCGCAGCACCTCCACTTTGGGCACGACCTGGGGGGCATGAGGGGCTGTCAGAGGGGGACaggggcagctgagggcacCCCATGGGCCCCGGGGGCAGCACCCACCTTCACAGCGCAgaccttctccttcccacagtCCAGCACTTTGAGGATGGTCCCGAAGGAGCCTTTGGCCACAAAGCCCAGGAtctgggggggagggaggtaAAGGAACGGGGTCTGAGCACTCCATGGAGATGGGCTTGGGGTGCTTAGGAAAGGGGTGGTGCGGGGGGGGAGGGTGTGGGCACAGAGCACGGTGGGGACACATGGGGACCAGGAGGACCCAATAGGGACCCCAGCAGGATACATGGGGACCCAgtgtggggcacagggacacggaGGACCGGGACAGTGGTGGATGTTGACAGAATGCACAGGACCCCGGTACTACACGCGGGATCCGGGTGGGGTGCAGAGGAACCCCGGTGGAACACAGAGAGGCTCGACACGGAGCACGAGGACGTGGCGGGGATAGAAGGGGACCCGGCGGGACGACCGGGGACGCCGCTAAGGATGCACAGGGACCCGTACAGCGTGCGGGGAGAGCTCGGTAAGGCGGTCGGCGGTGCCGGGATGGTGGCACGGAATACACGGACGGCGCAGGAGGATGCTCGGGGCGCTGGGGAACCCCGGTAGGACGTGCAGGAACCCCGATAGGACGAGCAGGAATCCCAGTACAGGGTGCGAGGGGACCCGTTAGGGCGCCCGGGGCTTCCGGGGAAGGATGTGGGATCGCGGGCGCCCCAGGAGGACGTTCGGGGACCCCGTTCGGATACACCGGGACCCCGTTCGGAGGGTGGGGGCCCCGGGACGGCACCTTGAGCTGCTCCTGGCGGGCGGAGGGGCGGACGGGGAACTCCGGCAGGAACAACGAGACGAGCTGCGGCAGCGGCCACCCGGGCAGAGGCGGCTCCTCGGCGGGGCCCCGCGGGGCCAGGGCGAGCCCCGGTACCGGCACCGGTACCGATACCGGCATCGACCCAGCGCGGCTCAGCAGCGCCCGCACCCACGACCCCACGGCGCGGCCCTGCGGAACCGGGGACAGCGTCACCCGGGGGATCCCGGGGCGGGG includes:
- the SPAG5 gene encoding sperm-associated antigen 5 isoform X2; translated protein: MQAAKTPAAQKRPPRIALQELQLQPSADRTGLTPLFHRLRLKDHDCATPVSRAWGSCSRVTKVPCTPGPLRSATLLPPSSTTSMPCTPGPQNSTTLEPSRTSTLGPHTSELPRTPTLKPGASEAPSNPTLMPGALEPTSSTSPEAPGSPIPKVSIPKHPDNTVPAPLCSLVQRLSNTEPSSITVPASMCSSIPDPSTLEPSGNTVSAPPCNSIPVPSTLESPGNTVPAPLCNSIPVPSTLESPGNTVPAPLCNSIPVPSTLESPGNTVPAPLCNSIPVPSTPKSPSSAMKAPLCSSIIGPCTPGPPGTSSTPQNISFHGWQVAHPDFSCSPVASESPAGDRSTGPLPCQGTPEGAESPAPAPPEQSPPGLASTGTSVLEPAGSEAAIAPVTSPESAPGAVSWMLPLEWLEKTLNVPSLMESLQHNLLLHMPQQDANCSVTPVSTMVTGTSKTPVANVDAGTSTTPVASVVTGTSTTPVASVVTGTSTTPVASVVTGTSTTPVASGVASTFMTIQDLWERSINRSGGGLLCAKDSATETDSLLWRCPREELKTLPRAELEGRLESTLIIIEALALQLRGLQGSQRLLPGVGPAEQRDVITQTDITRPEGEEEIYHHLYLEQWKKTAALQRQRGAEQDLQQELELAAKNVTAWRSQCLLFRGLVDAAFQRLQDEKGALTQEQEQVRALVSRCKAVLERVPSKLKSCLEERDAMRQRADEALRAKEEGCRFLEAFRTHASAQISARDQSLASQRELCTLLAEAIDLQKSLSAEAQAFRKIRDVTFENLQKERKAMNVEREQVRALMSRCKAVLERVPSKLRSCLEERDAKRQQADEALQAKEEVSHQLQETSMALQNAEAQLEQLTVANSHLTTDLSSAMTNHASVEQERDALQQDNKKQQEKMDELARENKTLKGRCDELCQELLEATEWREFLDQENNMSRMQLQEVEARLKSTQAALQERTLQHEKLMDSHQRLREEQATLSKEVESTKAELLNVQMKRSKVSWCSKDIAECHTRLQELADCLKAALEEQDNDDAPSRSKAWTPAGRATGWQTPRRAWTPAFRTPAHRTPHCTGSSFVGSVLKAMSGKDASEATRGGSAVTKDKLTSTPKPEDPEESLLESVKELKAVVSNLAMLSFRIQELEQSEFKALQMEISDLQLRLETVTEENQEKMDAQAATIAKLNKALRTKIESEKELQDVVKQQEEKMLKLIDKSGEVTMLKEEVSQLKRSLQRAETEAKVLWEEMREKEPKVDTAHVQDRVWLRQEVDKLRLLLLEKRDEKRLLYDKCLAQEAMLRDVQKEHMKELRTHEEMKEKMKEVLSAVPEVVVVCQEFQSLLRYLGLKPDSKEAAEPLPQNP
- the SPAG5 gene encoding sperm-associated antigen 5 isoform X4, which produces MQAAKTPAAQKRPPRIALQELQLQPSADRTGLTPLFHRLRLKDHDCATPVSRAWGSCSRVTKVPCTPGPLRSATLLPPSSTTSMPCTPGPQNSTTLEPSRTSTLGPHTSELPRTPTLKPGASEAPSNPTLMPGALEPTSSTSPEAPGSPIPKVSIPKHPDNTVPAPLCSLVQRLSNTEPSSITVPASMCSSIPDPSTLEPSGNTVSAPPCNSIPVPSTLESPGNTVPAPLCNSIPVPSTLESPGNTVPAPLCNSIPVPSTLESPGNTVPAPLCNSIPVPSTPKSPSSAMKAPLCSSIIGPCTPGPPGTSSTPQNISFHGWQVAHPDFSCSPVASESPAGDRSTGPLPCQGTPEGAESPAPAPPEQSPPGLASTGTSVLEPAGSEAAIAPVTSPESAPGAVSWMLPLEWLEKTLNVPSLMESLQHNLLLHMPQQDANCSVTPVSTMVTGTSKTPVASVDAGTSMTPVANVDAGTSTTPVASVVTGTSTTPVASVVTGTSTTPVASVVTGTSTTPVASGVASTFMTIQDLWERSINRSGGGLLCAKDSATETDSLLWRCPREELKTLPRAELEGRLESTLIIIEALALQLRGLQGSQRLLPGVGPAEQRDVITQTDITRPEGEEEIYHHLYLEQWKKTAALQRQRGAEQDLQQELELAAKNVTAWRSQCLLFRGLVDAAFQRLQDEKGALTQEREQVRALMSRCKAVLERVPSKLRSCLEERDAKRQQADEALQAKEEVSHQLQETSMALQNAEAQLEQLTVANSHLTTDLSSAMTNHASVEQERDALQQDNKKQQEKMDELARENKTLKGRCDELCQELLEATEWREFLDQENNMSRMQLQEVEARLKSTQAALQERTLQHEKLMDSHQRLREEQATLSKEVESTKAELLNVQMKRSKVSWCSKDIAECHTRLQELADCLKAALEEQDNDDAPSRSKAWTPAGRATGWQTPRRAWTPAFRTPAHRTPHCTGSSFVGSVLKAMSGKDASEATRGGSAVTKDKLTSTPKPEDPEESLLESVKELKAVVSNLAMLSFRIQELEQSEFKALQMEISDLQLRLETVTEENQEKMDAQAATIAKLNKALRTKIESEKELQDVVKQQEEKMLKLIDKSGEVTMLKEEVSQLKRSLQRAETEAKVLWEEMREKEPKVDTAHVQDRVWLRQEVDKLRLLLLEKRDEKRLLYDKCLAQEAMLRDVQKEHMKELRTHEEMKEKMKEVLSAVPEVVVVCQEFQSLLRYLGLKPDSKEAAEPLPQNP
- the SPAG5 gene encoding sperm-associated antigen 5 isoform X1, coding for MQAAKTPAAQKRPPRIALQELQLQPSADRTGLTPLFHRLRLKDHDCATPVSRAWGSCSRVTKVPCTPGPLRSATLLPPSSTTSMPCTPGPQNSTTLEPSRTSTLGPHTSELPRTPTLKPGASEAPSNPTLMPGALEPTSSTSPEAPGSPIPKVSIPKHPDNTVPAPLCSLVQRLSNTEPSSITVPASMCSSIPDPSTLEPSGNTVSAPPCNSIPVPSTLESPGNTVPAPLCNSIPVPSTLESPGNTVPAPLCNSIPVPSTLESPGNTVPAPLCNSIPVPSTPKSPSSAMKAPLCSSIIGPCTPGPPGTSSTPQNISFHGWQVAHPDFSCSPVASESPAGDRSTGPLPCQGTPEGAESPAPAPPEQSPPGLASTGTSVLEPAGSEAAIAPVTSPESAPGAVSWMLPLEWLEKTLNVPSLMESLQHNLLLHMPQQDANCSVTPVSTMVTGTSKTPVASVDAGTSMTPVANVDAGTSTTPVASVVTGTSTTPVASVVTGTSTTPVASVVTGTSTTPVASGVASTFMTIQDLWERSINRSGGGLLCAKDSATETDSLLWRCPREELKTLPRAELEGRLESTLIIIEALALQLRGLQGSQRLLPGVGPAEQRDVITQTDITRPEGEEEIYHHLYLEQWKKTAALQRQRGAEQDLQQELELAAKNVTAWRSQCLLFRGLVDAAFQRLQDEKGALTQEQEQVRALVSRCKAVLERVPSKLKSCLEERDAMRQRADEALRAKEEGCRFLEAFRTHASAQISARDQSLASQRELCTLLAEAIDLQKSLSAEAQAFRKIRDVTFENLQKERKAMNVEREQVRALMSRCKAVLERVPSKLRSCLEERDAKRQQADEALQAKEEVSHQLQETSMALQNAEAQLEQLTVANSHLTTDLSSAMTNHASVEQERDALQQDNKKQQEKMDELARENKTLKGRCDELCQELLEATEWREFLDQENNMSRMQLQEVEARLKSTQAALQERTLQHEKLMDSHQRLREEQATLSKEVESTKAELLNVQMKRSKVSWCSKDIAECHTRLQELADCLKAALEEQDNDDAPSRSKAWTPAGRATGWQTPRRAWTPAFRTPAHRTPHCTGSSFVGSVLKAMSGKDASEATRGGSAVTKDKLTSTPKPEDPEESLLESVKELKAVVSNLAMLSFRIQELEQSEFKALQMEISDLQLRLETVTEENQEKMDAQAATIAKLNKALRTKIESEKELQDVVKQQEEKMLKLIDKSGEVTMLKEEVSQLKRSLQRAETEAKVLWEEMREKEPKVDTAHVQDRVWLRQEVDKLRLLLLEKRDEKRLLYDKCLAQEAMLRDVQKEHMKELRTHEEMKEKMKEVLSAVPEVVVVCQEFQSLLRYLGLKPDSKEAAEPLPQNP
- the SPAG5 gene encoding sperm-associated antigen 5 isoform X3, which encodes MPCTPGPQNSTTLEPSRTSTLGPHTSELPRTPTLKPGASEAPSNPTLMPGALEPTSSTSPEAPGSPIPKVSIPKHPDNTVPAPLCSLVQRLSNTEPSSITVPASMCSSIPDPSTLEPSGNTVSAPPCNSIPVPSTLESPGNTVPAPLCNSIPVPSTLESPGNTVPAPLCNSIPVPSTLESPGNTVPAPLCNSIPVPSTPKSPSSAMKAPLCSSIIGPCTPGPPGTSSTPQNISFHGWQVAHPDFSCSPVASESPAGDRSTGPLPCQGTPEGAESPAPAPPEQSPPGLASTGTSVLEPAGSEAAIAPVTSPESAPGAVSWMLPLEWLEKTLNVPSLMESLQHNLLLHMPQQDANCSVTPVSTMVTGTSKTPVASVDAGTSMTPVANVDAGTSTTPVASVVTGTSTTPVASVVTGTSTTPVASVVTGTSTTPVASGVASTFMTIQDLWERSINRSGGGLLCAKDSATETDSLLWRCPREELKTLPRAELEGRLESTLIIIEALALQLRGLQGSQRLLPGVGPAEQRDVITQTDITRPEGEEEIYHHLYLEQWKKTAALQRQRGAEQDLQQELELAAKNVTAWRSQCLLFRGLVDAAFQRLQDEKGALTQEQEQVRALVSRCKAVLERVPSKLKSCLEERDAMRQRADEALRAKEEGCRFLEAFRTHASAQISARDQSLASQRELCTLLAEAIDLQKSLSAEAQAFRKIRDVTFENLQKERKAMNVEREQVRALMSRCKAVLERVPSKLRSCLEERDAKRQQADEALQAKEEVSHQLQETSMALQNAEAQLEQLTVANSHLTTDLSSAMTNHASVEQERDALQQDNKKQQEKMDELARENKTLKGRCDELCQELLEATEWREFLDQENNMSRMQLQEVEARLKSTQAALQERTLQHEKLMDSHQRLREEQATLSKEVESTKAELLNVQMKRSKVSWCSKDIAECHTRLQELADCLKAALEEQDNDDAPSRSKAWTPAGRATGWQTPRRAWTPAFRTPAHRTPHCTGSSFVGSVLKAMSGKDASEATRGGSAVTKDKLTSTPKPEDPEESLLESVKELKAVVSNLAMLSFRIQELEQSEFKALQMEISDLQLRLETVTEENQEKMDAQAATIAKLNKALRTKIESEKELQDVVKQQEEKMLKLIDKSGEVTMLKEEVSQLKRSLQRAETEAKVLWEEMREKEPKVDTAHVQDRVWLRQEVDKLRLLLLEKRDEKRLLYDKCLAQEAMLRDVQKEHMKELRTHEEMKEKMKEVLSAVPEVVVVCQEFQSLLRYLGLKPDSKEAAEPLPQNP
- the RSKR gene encoding ribosomal protein S6 kinase-related protein; the encoded protein is MGATSSGPGPAPAPVRPPQGRAVGSWVRALLSRAGSMPVSVPVPVPGLALAPRGPAEEPPLPGWPLPQLVSLFLPEFPVRPSARQEQLKILGFVAKGSFGTILKVLDCGKEKVCAVKVVPKVEVLRRDTLKQCKEEVSIQRQVRHPFVHGLGDSWQGQRHLFIMCTYCSTGDLHALWRAAGCFAEATVRLFAAELVLVLVYLHDLGIMHRDVKMENILLDERGHLKLTDFGLSRYLQWGERAHTICGTLQYMAPEVLSGGPYSHAADWWSLGVLLFALASGEFPVAPAGDHVAMLERVKQSSYESPPAFSPELARLLAELLCHNPLYRLRYLHHFQGHPFFRGVAFDADLLQKDPVVVAVAPQPREQSPPDPATFADFDYDLAAPPDRPWPG